GTGTGATTCGTCTCCGCGAGGTACTGCCGACCGCCGCCGACGTGGACGTTCATCCGGTCGGAGTCGGGAATACCGAAGTACTCGTCGGCGGCGTCGACGACCGCGGGATCGAGTTCCACGACGTCGACCGTGACGTTCGGATACGTCTCGTGGAAGATCCGCGGGCCGGTGAAGCCGCCGCCGCCGACGAAGAGCACCCGGTCGACGTCGTCCATCTCGTCGGTAAAGAGCATCGAGGCGTGGAAGTAGCGGGTGTACTCGAAGACGTGACTCGTCGGGTCGTCGAGGTCCATCGCGCTGTGGGGTTGCCCGTCGAGGTACAGCGTCCGGGTGTCGCCGCGGTCGACGACGCGGAGTTCCTGGTAGGCGGTCTGCTCCGCGTGCACGACGTCGCCGCCGACCCCGGGGCCGAGGCCACCCGTTGCGGTCGCGGCGACGAGCGCGAGGGCGACGACGCCGACGCGGAGGCCCGCGGTGCCGTCGAGGTCGGGTGCGGCGACCGTCGCGGCCGCGAGCACGGCCGAAAGCCCGAGCACGAGGCCGATCTGCGGCACCGAGAGCAGCGGCACGAGCAGGTAGGTCGTCGCGAACGCGCCGACGATGCTCCCGACGGTCCCGACGGCGTAGACGTGGCCCGCGGTCGCGCCGACGTCGCCGCCGGCAAGTTCCGCGGCGTAGGGGCTCACGTAGCCTAACAGGTAGGTCGGCGGACCGAACAGCAGCGTGATCGCCGGTAGCGACGCAAATTGGCTCGGGAGCGGGAGCACGCCCGTCGACTGGACCACGAGGTCGCCGAGCAACACGACGCCGGCGACGTACAGCGCCGTCGCCAGAAAAACCCCGACGAGCCGGCCGTGGGAGGCGTTCGTCGCCGCTCGCTTCCCGCCGCGGTGATAGCCGAGGCTGAGGGCGGCGAGGAAGACGCCGATGATGCCGCCCCACGTGTAGATGCTGTTGCCGAACTCTGGGGCGAGAATCCGACCGGCGAGGATCTCCAGCCCCATACTCGTGACGCCCGACACGAAGACGGCCGTTTCGGGGCGCGTCGGCCATCGCTCCGGAAAGAACCGCGAATCCATCGCTTCAACGGAGGAGCGGGAGCGACTTCAACGCCGCGGCCCTCCGGGCCTCGAATTCGAGCCCTCGGGGGCGGTCCCGGCGGACCCACGGGTGTCGAACAGTGGCTGACAGTCGGCACCCGCTCGTCGGCGACGCCCTCGCGGGCGACGCGATCGGGTTCCGCACCGCCGACCGCGTCGCCGCCGTCGCCGTCGCTCCCCGCGTCGACGTGCCGAGCAACCGCGGCCCGACGCGGGCAGGCTTCAGATCACGGCGACACTGATCTCGTCTTCGTATAAATACGCACGGCCGATCGAAATACGTGCGGGCGATTCAGTTCGGTACGCGGGCTGCGGGCGAACCGTCGGGTGAGACGTCCGCTACCGACCGAGGAACCGACGGCTGGTTCGGCGGATCGAGAAAGGAGGATATAGGGTGCCGGAGGTGAAACGTCCGACAGAGCCATATGTTCGGAAGAATCTTGCTGCCGACGGACGGGACCGACTCGATGGATGCGGTCGTCCAGACCGCGGCCGACATCGCCGATCTGCGCGGTGCCGACGTCCACGTCCTCTACGTCATCGACGACAGAGCGTTCCTCACCCTGCACGACGAGATGAAGACGGACGTGCTCGCGGAACTCGAAGGCGAAGGCGAGGCGGCGACCGACCGGGCGGCGACGCGACTCCGCGAGGCCGGAATCGAGGTCACGACGGCGATCCGCGAGGGCGACCCCGCGGACCAGATCCTCGCGTACGCCGAAACCATCGACGCGGACCTCATCACGATGGGCACCCGCAGCGGCGACTACACGAACAATCTGATGGGGAGCGTCTCCCAGAAGGTCGTCGCCCGCTCGACGACGCCGGTGCTGACGACGAACCTCACCACGGAGGAGTGAGCGCGGGCCGGCGGTCGGCGGAGTGGTGACGGTCTGCCGAGGAGGGCGTCAGGCCGCCCCTCGCCTCGTCACTCCTCGGCGTCGAAATCCAGCGCGGCCGAGTTGATGCAGTAGCGTTTGCCGGTCGGCTCAGGGCCGTCGTCGAAGACGTGCCCCAAGTGGCCGCCGCAGTTTCGACACAGCACTTCGATCCGGCGCATCCCGTGTCGCGTGTCGGTTTCCGTCTCGATCGCATCCTCGTTGGCGTCGAAGAAGGAGGGCCACCCCGACCCGGAATCGAACTTCGTCTCGCTGTCGAAGAGGGCGGCCCCACAGCCGGCACACCTGAACGTCCCGTCCTCGTGAACGTCGAGGTACTCGCCGCTGAACTTCGGTTCGGTGCCGCGCTCGCGCAGGATCTCGTACTCCTCGTCGGTGAGTCGCTCGCGCCACTCCGAGTCTGAGGCCGGCAGCTCGTCGGCCGTGTCGTTCGCCATACCTCCGATTGGGTCCGCAGCGTCAAGAACCTCTCCCCGGTGACGGTCGTCGGGCGCGTTCCGCCCCGACAGCTCGCGGCGGCGTTTCACCGGACGTCGCCCGCTCGCGGGCCTGTCGTTTCACTCCTCCCGCGTGAGAAACGACGGCAACCGAAGCCGTTCGAGGTCGTCGATGTCGACGCCGTCGAGCAACGACGGCTGTCCGACGGAGTCGGGGACGTCGCTGGCGCGGCGGTCGGTCTGTAGCGACTCCCGCGACGGCGCCGGCGACTCCGACTCCTCGACGAGCGTCGCCCAGGTCTCTTCTTCGCTCTCGTGGTGGGGGTGGACGTCCTGCACCTCCCGTTTTCCTTCCTCGAACGCCAGATCGAGGACGCTCCGCTCGTAGGCGTTCGACGCGAGCGCCCGGATTCGCGACCGCTCGTCGGGGAGCCGGTGTCCGAGTTCCGTGGCGATGCCGAGGACGTACATCCGGCGGATCGCCTCCTCGCCCGACAGCGACTCCCAGCCGGTCTCGAAGACGCGTTCGTACATCTCAGAAGTCCACGCGGTTCGTCGGATCGACGACGAGTCCTTCGTCGGTGAACCGCAGCGACCGGATGTCGCAGTCGATGTCGGTCCCGCGCATCTTTACGACCTGTATCCCGCGGGTCATCCCGGTGGCCTCCAGGTAGTTGTGGAAGAAGACGACGCCGTGCGCGAGGAAGTGCTCGTCGGAGTACGCGCTCGGGTCGGTCATCTCCGAGATGAGGAGCGTCGTCGCGTCACAGCCCTTCAGCGCGGTGAGGAACCGCGCCATCTCCTCGTCGCCGTCGGTGAAGAACAGTTCCAGGAGCATCGTCGAGTCGATCACCAGTCGATCGATCTCCCGGGAGTTCACGAACGCGACGATCTTGTCCGTCAAGCTCTGGACGCTCGAGGGATTGCTGCTCGGCGAGGACTGACTCAGCAGGCGCTTGCCCTTCTTGTTCGCGAGGTTGACGAAGCGGAACTGCTCTGAGCCCGCGAGCGTCTCGAAGCCGAACCCGTAGCCCGACATATCTTCGACGAGTTCCGCGCGGGACTCGTGCATCGTGACGTACAGGCAGTTCTCCCCGTTTCTGAGCCCCTCGGCGACGAACTGGGCGGTGAACGTCGTCTTCCCGCTTCCCGGCGGGCCGGAGAGCACGTACAGCCGACCGGGAAGGAACCCCCCCTGGATCAGGTGATCGAACCCGCTGACGCCGCTCGGTATCCGCATACCCGGATCTCAACGGTCGCCCCTAAAACGATTCCGGGCCGATTCTCACCGAGCGTAACGGACGGATTCGGGCCGAATACCGTTCAGACTTCGTGATATCGGCCGTCAGCGTCTCGAATCGACCTCCTGTCGGGGCCCTTCGTGCGTCCGGCAGGGAGTCGGCCCGAACTGTAAAGCCCGTTCGGGACCCGGTTCGACGTGTGACAGACCGAACCGACCCACCGAAACGCGTCGGAATCGTCGGCGCGGGCGCGGCGGGCGTCGGCGCGGCGTACGCGCTCCGCGACGCCGACGCGACCGTGACGATCGTCGAGAAGAGCGGCGGCGTCTGCGGCCGTGGGGCGACGCGTCGGAAGAACGGGTGTCGGTACGACCACGGCGCGAATTACCTGAAAGACGCGGACCGACGGACCGAATCACTGCTCCGGGAACTCGGCGACGACGGTCTCGTCGAAATCGAGGAACCGGTCTGGACGTTCGACGCCGACGGCGAGATCGGTCCGGGCGACGGCCGCGACTCCCGGAAGTGGACGTGGACCGAGGGCATCACGCAGTTGGCCAAGCGGCTCCTCGAGCGGACCGACGCGACGGTCCACCGGCGGACGCGGATCGTGGAGATCGAACGCGGGGGGGCCAACGGCGGCAATGGCAGGACCGAGGGGGTCGACGAGGGCCTCGACAGGAGCGACGGCGACAACGACGGGAGCGAGGGCGACGAGACGACCAACTCGAACGGGCGGAGAACGCGACAGGACACCTGGACGCTCGTCGACGCGGACGGGGAGCGCCACGGTTCGTTCGACGTGCTCCTCCTGACTCCGCCGGCCCCGCAGACGGCCGAGTTGCTGCGAGCGACGGACTGGAACGGGGACCGACTCGACCCGGTCGTCGAGGCCGTAGAGAGCGTCCCGTACCGGACCATTCGCACGGTCGTGCTTCATTACCCCTTCCGCGAGTCGTACCCCTGGTACGGCCTCGTGAACCCCGACAAGGAGCACGCGATCGGGTGGCTCTCCCGCGAGGAGTGCAAGGCCGGTCACGTCCCCGACGGCGAGAGCCTCCTGATCGTCCAGATGAGTCCCGCGTGGTCGAGCGAACGGTACGATGATCCGATCGCCGGGGTCGCCGACGACGTCGCCGACCGGGTTTCGGCCCTCCTCGGCGACGAACGCTACCGCGATCCCGATTGGGTCGACGACCAGGGCTGGCGCTACGCGCTCCCCGATGCGGGGGTCGATCGGGAGACGGTCGAACGCGTCGAGGACGCCGGGCTCTACGTCGCCGGCGACTGGGTCATCGGCGAGGGGCGAGTACCCAAGGCGCTCTGGAACGGCCACGAGATCGGCGAACGGATCGCCACGGACGCGCTGTAAGTCGCCCGTCCCGCGCAAGCAGACAGGCTTTACTTTCACGGGCGCCAATCTCGCCCTGTGTCGCTCACCGTTAGAATCGATCCACACGTCCACTCGGACGCCTCCTACGACGCGTCGGATCCCTCGGAGTTGCTCTTAGAACAGGCCGCAGAGATCGGGCTCGACGCCGTCGTGATCACGGACCACGACGTCATCCACGAGTCGATCCGAGCGGCGGAGTTGGCGCCGATGTACGGCCTGGTCGGTATCCCTGGGGTCGAGGTCTCGACCGCGGACGGCCACCTGCTCGCGCTCGGCATCGAGGAGATGCCGCCGCGGCGCGCTCCGATGGGCGAGACCGCGGCGTGGGTGCGCGACCGCGGCGGCGTCGCCATCGTCCCCCACCCCTTCCAGCGCAGCCGACACGGCGTCCGTAGGAACCGCCTGGAGACCGTCGATCCCGACGCGATCGAGGTGTACAACTCCTGGGCGTTCACCGGGTGGAAGAACCGCCGAGCGCGACGGTACGCAGACACGTTCGGCTACCCCGGCGTCGCCGGCAGCGACGCACACAAGGTGGGATACGTCGGCCGCGCGTACACGGAGATCGAGATCGACGACGTCACCCGCGCCGAGTTGACGGGCGATATCGTGTTGGACGCTATCAGGAACGGCGCGACCCGGGTCGAGGGGCGACGGACCCCGATCCCGATGTCGGCGCGCCACTACGCCGGCGCGGGAGCGAAGAAGAGCGGGTTCTACGCGAAGTACGGCGCATACCGGAGCGGCGCGCTGGCGAAGACCGGCGTGCTCGGAGCCGCGCGGATGCTCTATCGGCTCTCGCCGCTCTCTGGATAGTCGCGACGCCGAGAGTTCCGGCCCCGCAGGGGTGTTGCTGCGCGCCGAGAGCGCCGGCCGCGCATATGTGCCGCTGCAGGCCGACACTGATCGGGTTCTCGTCGTAACGAGTGTGTGAGTGACCGCTGCGGACGGGGCGCGTCGCTACACGTAGTCGATGCCGTCCCAGGTTGGGCCGCCGCCGTGCCACTGGTGGTTCGTCGGGCCACCGAGGGTCTCCTCCTTCCACTCGATCGGCTCCCAGTCGGGCTCGAAGTTGAGGTAGCCCGGACCGGCGAACAGCTCCAGGCGGAGGCCGCTCGCGGGATCCTTCACGTACATACAGTCCGCGCGCGTGATCGCGTGCATCGCCGGACCGTCGCTGCGGTTGTTGATCTCGATGCCGTGCTCGCTGCAGATGTCGCCCGCGGTCCAGAGGTCCTGGAGGCTGTCGAGGTGGTAGGCGACGTGGTGGAACTGGGTCGGGTCGTCTTCGGGTTCGCGGTGGATGGCGATGTCGTGCGGGAGCGGGGTGACGGCGTACCACCAGCCCCAGTACTCGCCGTTCTCGGCCTCGAAGCGCTCGTTCAACTGGAAGTTCATCGTCTCCCGCAGCCACTCGTCGTGGTCGAACGCGTTCTGACCGGGATCGTTCACGTGGATGTGGTCGATCCGCCGCGGCGCGATCCGGTTCCCGACGGACTCGCTGTAGACGCGGTTTCTGAGCCCCGACCGCTGGCCCTCGGGCGCGTCGGGTTTCTCGACGTCCCAGTAGAACTCGTAGTTGTGGCCGAACTTCTCGACGCGGATCGCCTCGCCGATGCCGTTCTCCTCGCCGGCCTCGACGTGGGTGATTTCCTCGCCCTCCGCCTCGAACTGCTGTTCGAGTTCGTCGAGCGCCTCCTCGTTGGCGGTTCGGAACGCGAAGTGGTCCACGCCGCTCTTCCCGCTCTCGGTGAGGCTGAGCGTGTGGTGTTCCCAGTCGCGCATCCCGCGGAGATAGGCGGTGTCGCCGTCGCGTTCGGTGACCTGCAGGCCCATCACCTCGTTGAAGAACCACAGCGATTCGTCGAGGTCTGGGGTGTGTGCTGCGACGTGTCCGAGCTTTGCAACGGGTGAGTGTCGTCGTTTCATGTGAGTTTGATCTGGATCGTTCCGCAACGGATGGTGGTAGTCGCTACTGGACGGGCGGTATTTTTCCCGGAAAACCGGTATAGAAAGCCCCCGTATATGCGGGCATTTTATATATCCGACCGGCCGCGCTGACGATTTGTTCCGAGGGAGGGTTCGCCTCCCGCCGAATGTTGCGGCGCCCGAACGATTCTTCCCCCCGCGACGCGTTCGCCCGGACGTGAGCGGGATCCGCGCGGAGATCACCGTCGACTCGCCGCCCGACTGCCCGGCCGCGACGGCCGCAGCGGCGGCCGACGGTACGGCGAAATCGATCACGAAATCGGTCCCCACAGATCCCGACGAGGCAGTGACCGAGGAGTTCGTGTTGACGGGCGACCGGCCGATCGACGCCACGGGTACGAAGGGTGGCGACGGGACGTCAGGGGATGCGGCCCCGAGCGTCGACGAGTTGCAGGAAGTGTTCTCGTACGGCTCCGAGCGCGTCTATCGGTTCGAGCGACCGCAGGGCCGGACCTGTTTCTGCGAGTGCATCGAGGGGTTCGGCTGTCCGGTGCGCGACGTGCACTCCCGCGGCGGCTCCCTGACGGTCAGTTTCCACGCCCCCGACGTCGACACGCTTCGGTCGGTCGTCGCACGGCTCGATCAACGGTGGTCCGGCGTCTCCGTGCGTCGGCTCGTCCGGTCCGACGCCGACCGCGACGGCTCGGATCTCGTTC
This portion of the Halobellus litoreus genome encodes:
- a CDS encoding VOC family protein, which encodes MKRRHSPVAKLGHVAAHTPDLDESLWFFNEVMGLQVTERDGDTAYLRGMRDWEHHTLSLTESGKSGVDHFAFRTANEEALDELEQQFEAEGEEITHVEAGEENGIGEAIRVEKFGHNYEFYWDVEKPDAPEGQRSGLRNRVYSESVGNRIAPRRIDHIHVNDPGQNAFDHDEWLRETMNFQLNERFEAENGEYWGWWYAVTPLPHDIAIHREPEDDPTQFHHVAYHLDSLQDLWTAGDICSEHGIEINNRSDGPAMHAITRADCMYVKDPASGLRLELFAGPGYLNFEPDWEPIEWKEETLGGPTNHQWHGGGPTWDGIDYV
- a CDS encoding spermidine synthase; protein product: MDSRFFPERWPTRPETAVFVSGVTSMGLEILAGRILAPEFGNSIYTWGGIIGVFLAALSLGYHRGGKRAATNASHGRLVGVFLATALYVAGVVLLGDLVVQSTGVLPLPSQFASLPAITLLFGPPTYLLGYVSPYAAELAGGDVGATAGHVYAVGTVGSIVGAFATTYLLVPLLSVPQIGLVLGLSAVLAAATVAAPDLDGTAGLRVGVVALALVAATATGGLGPGVGGDVVHAEQTAYQELRVVDRGDTRTLYLDGQPHSAMDLDDPTSHVFEYTRYFHASMLFTDEMDDVDRVLFVGGGGFTGPRIFHETYPNVTVDVVELDPAVVDAADEYFGIPDSDRMNVHVGGGRQYLAETNHTYDVVVLDAYRKDNVPFQLTTVEFMRLAAERLDEDGVLVANVISAPSGPASEFYRAEYKTMREVFPRVYSFPTAGGPVVQNIEVVATKDDALLTREELQARSERRDVGVDLSSDLASYRSDEPTDDVPLLRDDRAPVDSLLDGTVGQRYVRVRANETNATVGANATVGVDPAALRAPGATATA
- a CDS encoding CehA/McbA family metallohydrolase, encoding MSLTVRIDPHVHSDASYDASDPSELLLEQAAEIGLDAVVITDHDVIHESIRAAELAPMYGLVGIPGVEVSTADGHLLALGIEEMPPRRAPMGETAAWVRDRGGVAIVPHPFQRSRHGVRRNRLETVDPDAIEVYNSWAFTGWKNRRARRYADTFGYPGVAGSDAHKVGYVGRAYTEIEIDDVTRAELTGDIVLDAIRNGATRVEGRRTPIPMSARHYAGAGAKKSGFYAKYGAYRSGALAKTGVLGAARMLYRLSPLSG
- the msrB gene encoding peptide-methionine (R)-S-oxide reductase MsrB — its product is MANDTADELPASDSEWRERLTDEEYEILRERGTEPKFSGEYLDVHEDGTFRCAGCGAALFDSETKFDSGSGWPSFFDANEDAIETETDTRHGMRRIEVLCRNCGGHLGHVFDDGPEPTGKRYCINSAALDFDAEE
- a CDS encoding universal stress protein, encoding MFGRILLPTDGTDSMDAVVQTAADIADLRGADVHVLYVIDDRAFLTLHDEMKTDVLAELEGEGEAATDRAATRLREAGIEVTTAIREGDPADQILAYAETIDADLITMGTRSGDYTNNLMGSVSQKVVARSTTPVLTTNLTTEE
- a CDS encoding RAD55 family ATPase, whose protein sequence is MRIPSGVSGFDHLIQGGFLPGRLYVLSGPPGSGKTTFTAQFVAEGLRNGENCLYVTMHESRAELVEDMSGYGFGFETLAGSEQFRFVNLANKKGKRLLSQSSPSSNPSSVQSLTDKIVAFVNSREIDRLVIDSTMLLELFFTDGDEEMARFLTALKGCDATTLLISEMTDPSAYSDEHFLAHGVVFFHNYLEATGMTRGIQVVKMRGTDIDCDIRSLRFTDEGLVVDPTNRVDF
- a CDS encoding NAD(P)/FAD-dependent oxidoreductase; protein product: MTDRTDPPKRVGIVGAGAAGVGAAYALRDADATVTIVEKSGGVCGRGATRRKNGCRYDHGANYLKDADRRTESLLRELGDDGLVEIEEPVWTFDADGEIGPGDGRDSRKWTWTEGITQLAKRLLERTDATVHRRTRIVEIERGGANGGNGRTEGVDEGLDRSDGDNDGSEGDETTNSNGRRTRQDTWTLVDADGERHGSFDVLLLTPPAPQTAELLRATDWNGDRLDPVVEAVESVPYRTIRTVVLHYPFRESYPWYGLVNPDKEHAIGWLSREECKAGHVPDGESLLIVQMSPAWSSERYDDPIAGVADDVADRVSALLGDERYRDPDWVDDQGWRYALPDAGVDRETVERVEDAGLYVAGDWVIGEGRVPKALWNGHEIGERIATDAL
- a CDS encoding helix-turn-helix domain-containing protein, whose translation is MSGIRAEITVDSPPDCPAATAAAAADGTAKSITKSVPTDPDEAVTEEFVLTGDRPIDATGTKGGDGTSGDAAPSVDELQEVFSYGSERVYRFERPQGRTCFCECIEGFGCPVRDVHSRGGSLTVSFHAPDVDTLRSVVARLDQRWSGVSVRRLVRSDADRDGSDLVLVDRGELTERQREVLETAHEMGYFEHPKRANAGDVAAELGVDDSTFVEHLSAAQGKLLSSILP